The following coding sequences are from one Mycobacterium bourgelatii window:
- a CDS encoding mechanosensitive ion channel family protein codes for MTTTNTTILAASMKQRWHDFWGGEIGEWIITRGLRIVMLLIAAVLAARFVNYVAHRVTSKLDVGFAESDALVRSEATKHRQAVASVISWVSIAIICVVVAVQITEVMNFSVGSLVAPAAVLGAALGFGAQRVVQDLLGGFFIIVEKQYGFGDLVALTVSGVSTEARGTVEDVTLRVTKLRSSDGEVFTIPNGSIVKSVNLSKDWARAVVDIPVSTHVDLNRVNEVLHQECEQAIDDPVLGDLLLDSPTVMGVESIQIDTVTLRLVARTLPGKQFEAGRKLRVLVIRALARAGIMTAADATIGVVDAGGVKDPQATQTETTGSVQQR; via the coding sequence ATGACGACGACTAACACGACAATCCTCGCCGCGTCCATGAAACAGCGTTGGCACGATTTCTGGGGCGGCGAAATCGGTGAGTGGATCATCACCAGGGGTCTGCGGATCGTCATGCTGTTGATCGCGGCGGTCCTGGCGGCCCGTTTCGTCAACTATGTGGCGCACCGAGTGACGAGCAAGCTCGACGTCGGCTTCGCCGAAAGTGATGCACTGGTGCGCTCGGAGGCCACCAAACACCGCCAGGCGGTGGCCTCGGTGATCTCCTGGGTATCGATCGCGATCATTTGCGTGGTCGTCGCGGTCCAGATCACCGAAGTCATGAACTTCTCGGTGGGCTCGCTGGTCGCACCGGCGGCCGTACTGGGTGCCGCGTTGGGCTTCGGTGCTCAGCGGGTGGTCCAGGACCTGCTGGGCGGCTTCTTCATCATCGTCGAGAAGCAGTACGGGTTCGGCGACCTGGTGGCGCTGACGGTCTCGGGTGTTTCCACCGAAGCGCGCGGCACGGTCGAGGACGTCACGCTGCGCGTGACCAAGCTGCGGTCCAGCGACGGGGAAGTGTTCACCATTCCCAACGGTTCGATCGTGAAATCGGTCAATCTCTCCAAGGACTGGGCGCGCGCGGTGGTCGATATTCCGGTCTCCACGCATGTCGATTTGAACCGGGTCAACGAGGTTCTGCATCAGGAGTGCGAACAGGCAATTGACGATCCGGTGCTGGGCGACCTGCTGCTGGACTCGCCCACCGTGATGGGGGTGGAGAGCATCCAGATCGACACCGTCACCCTGCGGTTGGTGGCCCGCACCCTGCCCGGCAAGCAGTTCGAGGCCGGCCGAAAGCTTCGTGTGCTCGTCATCCGGGCGCTCGCCCGAGCCGGCATCATGACCGCCGCCGATGCGACCATCGGCGTTGTCGATGCCGGCGGTGTCAAGGATCCGCAGGCCACCCAGACCGAGACAACGGGTTCGGTGCAACAGCGATGA
- the smpB gene encoding SsrA-binding protein SmpB yields the protein MAKKPRADGKQIIASNRKARHNYSIIQVFEAGVALQGTEVKSLRAGQASLVDAFATVDDGEVWLRNLHIPEYRHGSWTNHDPRRTRKLLLHRREIDGLIGKLREGNYALVPLSLYFTEGKVKVELALARGKQAHDKRQDLAKRDAQREVMRELGRRQKGM from the coding sequence ATGGCGAAAAAGCCGCGCGCGGACGGCAAACAAATCATCGCGAGCAATCGCAAGGCCCGGCACAACTACTCGATCATCCAGGTGTTCGAAGCGGGTGTGGCCCTGCAAGGCACCGAGGTGAAGAGCCTGCGCGCCGGCCAAGCGTCGCTAGTTGACGCATTCGCCACCGTCGACGACGGCGAGGTCTGGCTCCGAAACCTCCACATTCCGGAGTACCGGCACGGTAGCTGGACCAACCATGATCCGCGCCGCACCCGCAAGCTGCTGTTGCACCGCCGTGAGATCGACGGCCTGATCGGCAAGCTGCGCGAAGGCAACTACGCGTTGGTGCCGCTGTCGCTGTACTTCACCGAAGGCAAGGTCAAAGTCGAGCTCGCCCTGGCGCGCGGTAAGCAGGCCCATGACAAGCGTCAGGACCTCGCCAAACGCGACGCCCAACGCGAAGTGATGCGTGAGCTGGGACGTCGCCAAAAAGGTATGTGA
- the ftsE gene encoding cell division ATP-binding protein FtsE codes for MITLENVTKQYKSSARPALDDINVEIDKGEFVFLIGPSGSGKSTFMRLLLAAETPTSGDVRVSKFHVNKLRGRNVPKLRQVIGCVFQDFRLLQQKTVYENVAFALEVIGKRAEAINKVVPEVLETVGLSGKTNRLPHELSGGEQQRVAIARAYVNRPLVLLADEPTGNLDPDTSKDIMDLLERINRISGTTVLMATHDHHIVDSMRQRVVELSLGRLVRDEQRGVYGMDR; via the coding sequence ATGATCACCCTGGAAAATGTCACCAAGCAGTACAAATCGTCGGCGCGTCCGGCGCTCGACGACATCAACGTCGAAATCGACAAGGGTGAGTTCGTCTTCCTGATCGGCCCGTCGGGTTCCGGCAAGTCGACGTTCATGCGGCTGCTGCTGGCCGCGGAGACGCCGACCAGCGGTGACGTCCGGGTTTCAAAGTTCCACGTCAACAAGCTGCGCGGGCGGAACGTCCCCAAACTGCGCCAGGTGATCGGCTGCGTTTTCCAGGACTTCCGGCTGCTGCAGCAAAAGACCGTCTACGAGAACGTCGCCTTCGCGTTGGAGGTCATCGGCAAGCGCGCCGAAGCGATCAACAAGGTGGTGCCCGAGGTGCTGGAAACGGTCGGCCTGTCCGGCAAGACCAACCGCCTTCCCCACGAGTTGTCGGGCGGTGAGCAGCAGCGGGTGGCGATCGCCCGCGCGTACGTCAACAGGCCTCTGGTCCTGTTGGCCGACGAGCCCACCGGCAACCTCGACCCAGATACCAGTAAGGACATCATGGATTTGTTGGAGCGGATCAACCGGATCAGCGGGACCACGGTCCTGATGGCGACGCACGACCATCACATCGTGGACTCCATGCGCCAACGTGTGGTCGAGTTATCCCTTGGCAGGCTGGTTCGCGACGAGCAGCGTGGCGTCTACGGAATGGATCGTTGA
- a CDS encoding maleylpyruvate isomerase family mycothiol-dependent enzyme yields the protein MPAPITQLDKSAVLDGLFSVWDDIDALVDGLPESSWQAPSPLPGWDVKALVSHIIGTESFLAGIAPPQPDIDVKELPHVRNDIGALNECWVRALAAEPGAAVLEKFRELTKSRRQVLTDMSDEDWNATTPTPAGMDAYGRFMRIRAFDCWMHEQDIRLGLQRPSSDDDLKGPALPLVLDEISSSLGFVVGKLAKAPDGSRVLFELTGPLSGSIRVAVDGRAKVVDDFGGAEPTATIRLDGLQFTRLVGGRPLCPKRAQDVELAGDQELAQRIVDRLNFVI from the coding sequence ATGCCAGCCCCCATCACCCAACTCGACAAGTCCGCCGTTCTCGATGGCCTGTTCTCCGTGTGGGACGACATCGACGCGCTGGTGGACGGCTTGCCGGAGAGCAGTTGGCAGGCGCCGTCACCATTGCCCGGTTGGGACGTCAAGGCCCTGGTTTCGCACATCATCGGGACAGAGTCGTTTCTGGCCGGCATTGCACCACCCCAGCCGGACATCGACGTCAAGGAACTGCCCCATGTGCGCAACGACATCGGCGCCCTGAACGAGTGCTGGGTGCGCGCGCTGGCCGCCGAACCGGGCGCTGCGGTGTTGGAGAAGTTCCGCGAGCTGACAAAGTCGCGCCGGCAGGTCTTGACGGACATGTCCGACGAGGACTGGAACGCCACGACCCCGACGCCGGCCGGTATGGACGCCTACGGGCGGTTCATGCGGATTCGGGCCTTCGACTGCTGGATGCACGAGCAGGACATTCGCCTCGGGCTGCAGCGGCCCTCGTCCGACGACGACCTGAAGGGGCCGGCATTGCCGCTGGTTCTTGACGAGATTTCATCCTCGCTGGGCTTCGTCGTCGGAAAGCTGGCGAAAGCTCCTGACGGGTCCCGTGTCCTGTTCGAGCTGACCGGTCCGCTGAGCGGCAGCATCCGTGTCGCCGTCGACGGCCGGGCCAAGGTGGTCGACGATTTCGGTGGCGCAGAGCCGACAGCGACGATCCGGCTGGATGGCTTGCAGTTCACCAGGCTCGTCGGTGGCCGGCCGCTGTGCCCCAAACGCGCTCAGGACGTCGAGTTGGCCGGCGACCAAGAGCTGGCTCAACGCATCGTGGACCGGCTGAATTTCGTCATCTGA
- the ftsX gene encoding permease-like cell division protein FtsX: MRFGFLLNEVLTGFRRNVTMTIAMILTTAISIGLFGGGLLVVRLADNSRAIYLDRVETQVFLTEDISANDPNCSGELCKALRNKIEARSEVKSVRFVNQETAYTDAMKKFPEYRELAVKDSFPASFIVKLNNPDQHPEFAAAMEGQPGVRSTFNQKQAIDRLFSILDGLRNAAFAVALVQAIGTILLIVNMVQVAAYTRRTEIGIMRLVGASRWYTQLPFLVEAIVAALIGVVLAIVGLIAVRAWFLEGALDRFYRAHLIAKVDNADILYYISPILLLLGLSMAGLTAYVTLRLYVRR, from the coding sequence GTGCGCTTCGGATTCCTGCTCAACGAGGTCCTTACTGGCTTTCGTCGCAACGTCACCATGACCATTGCGATGATCTTGACGACCGCCATCTCCATCGGCCTGTTTGGTGGTGGCCTGTTGGTGGTCCGATTGGCCGACAACTCGAGGGCCATTTACCTCGACCGTGTCGAGACCCAGGTCTTTCTCACCGAGGACATCTCCGCCAACGACCCCAACTGTTCGGGGGAGTTGTGCAAGGCGCTGCGCAACAAGATTGAAGCGCGCAGCGAAGTCAAGTCGGTGCGGTTCGTCAACCAGGAAACCGCGTACACGGATGCGATGAAGAAGTTCCCGGAGTACCGGGAGCTCGCCGTCAAGGACTCCTTCCCGGCGTCGTTCATCGTCAAGCTGAACAACCCCGACCAGCACCCGGAATTCGCCGCGGCGATGGAAGGGCAGCCCGGGGTGCGCAGCACCTTCAACCAGAAGCAAGCGATCGACCGGCTGTTTTCCATCCTGGACGGGTTGCGCAACGCGGCGTTCGCCGTGGCGCTGGTCCAGGCCATCGGCACGATCCTGTTGATCGTCAACATGGTCCAGGTCGCGGCCTACACGAGGCGCACCGAAATCGGCATCATGCGACTCGTCGGCGCCAGCCGTTGGTACACGCAGCTGCCCTTCCTGGTTGAGGCGATCGTCGCCGCGCTGATCGGCGTAGTCCTCGCCATCGTCGGTCTGATCGCCGTGCGGGCGTGGTTTTTGGAGGGTGCGCTGGACCGGTTCTACCGCGCCCACTTGATCGCCAAGGTCGATAACGCCGACATCTTGTACTACATCTCGCCCATTTTGCTGCTACTGGGCTTATCGATGGCGGGGCTGACGGCGTATGTGACGTTGCGCCTCTACGTACGGCGGTAG
- the prfB gene encoding peptide chain release factor 2 has protein sequence MEPDRQADIAALDSTLTTVERVLDVDGLKSRIEKLEHEASDPHLWDDQSRAQKVTSELSHAQGELRRVEELRRRLDDLPVLYELASEEEGAAAAEALAEADAELKALRADIEAAEVRTLLSGEYDEREALVTIRSGAGGVDAADWAEMLMRMYIRWAEQHKYPVEVFDTSYAEEAGIKSTTFAVHAPFAYGTLSVEQGTHRLVRISPFDNQSRRQTSFAEVEVLPVVETTDHIDIPEGDIRVDVYRSSGPGGQSVNTTDSAVRLTHIPTGIVVTCQNEKSQLQNKVAAMRVLQAKLLERKRLEERAELDALKGEGGSSWGNQMRSYVLHPYQMVKDLRTEYEVGNPAAVLDGDIDGFLEAGIRWRNRKDDDD, from the coding sequence GTGGAACCTGACCGGCAAGCCGACATCGCAGCACTTGACTCCACCCTTACCACGGTGGAGCGGGTGCTTGACGTGGACGGTCTGAAGAGCCGGATCGAGAAGCTCGAGCACGAGGCATCCGACCCCCACCTGTGGGACGACCAGTCCCGCGCGCAGAAGGTGACCAGCGAGCTGTCGCACGCTCAGGGCGAGTTGCGTCGCGTTGAGGAGTTGCGGCGCCGCCTGGACGATCTGCCCGTCCTGTACGAGCTCGCCTCGGAAGAAGAGGGCGCTGCGGCCGCCGAGGCCCTGGCGGAGGCCGACGCCGAGCTCAAGGCGCTGCGGGCCGATATTGAGGCCGCCGAAGTTCGGACCCTGTTGTCGGGCGAGTACGACGAACGTGAGGCGTTGGTCACCATCCGCTCCGGTGCCGGCGGGGTGGATGCGGCCGACTGGGCCGAGATGTTGATGCGGATGTACATCCGGTGGGCCGAGCAACACAAGTACCCCGTCGAGGTGTTCGACACGTCCTACGCCGAGGAAGCCGGCATCAAGAGCACCACTTTCGCCGTGCACGCCCCCTTCGCCTACGGCACCTTGTCGGTCGAGCAGGGCACTCACCGCCTGGTGCGGATCAGCCCGTTCGACAACCAGAGCCGGCGCCAGACCTCCTTCGCCGAAGTCGAGGTTCTGCCTGTGGTGGAAACCACAGACCACATCGACATCCCAGAGGGCGATATACGCGTTGACGTGTACCGATCCAGCGGCCCAGGCGGCCAGTCGGTGAACACCACCGACTCCGCGGTTCGTTTAACACACATCCCAACGGGTATTGTCGTCACTTGTCAGAACGAAAAGTCGCAGTTACAGAACAAAGTGGCGGCGATGCGGGTTCTGCAGGCAAAGTTGTTGGAGCGCAAGCGTTTAGAAGAACGTGCCGAGCTGGACGCCCTGAAGGGCGAAGGCGGCAGTTCTTGGGGCAATCAGATGCGCTCATACGTGCTGCACCCCTATCAGATGGTCAAAGATCTGCGCACCGAGTACGAGGTGGGCAATCCGGCCGCCGTCCTGGACGGAGACATCGACGGGTTCCTGGAAGCGGGAATTCGATGGCGCAATCGAAAAGATGACGACGACTAA